In Nodularia sp. LEGE 06071, the genomic window GTGTTTTACCGGAACCTTTTGTACCAAAGTCGTACAATTCGCCATCTGTAGCGCGGACTTGTCCGTAGAGAAAGCCTCTACCATCACCCAAGTTAGGATTATATGAGCCAAATTGATAGCCGTGGTAACGCAATGCTAATAATGGTTTGCGTCCCTGAAATTTACCAAAGGCGTTGCTAAAATCTTCGTCTGTAACGGCTTGGGGGTCTAGTCCCAAAAGAGGTAGCAGTGCATTATTGCGCCAGCGTAAGATATGCTGGGGAAAATCCTCTGCACTTACCTCGTCGTAGTAATCATCACCCAAAGATGCCAATGCTGGTTCGTAGTTGAGGGTGAGAAAAGGATTATGAGAATTTTCGTTGTTGGGAGTTTCAGCCAGATTCATCACGCACAAAGCTAATTGATTCTACCTTTTATCCTACCGTTGGCAGCAGGCAGTGTGAACTGAATTACTGAATATTACTGTGATCTGGCAATTTGATTTAATTTGCACACACAAACATTGCCTCAGATCCCGGACTTGTTGAATTCGTCGGGGATATTTTTGGGTCGTAACTTTTTGAGGATGGCTATATCCGGTGATTAATTGTATTTTGGCATATTTATTAATAAGAAAACTGGTGCTATTGAAATATGTTTAAGCAGATTTGGCAAGAACAAAACGAGGAGGTTTTTGTTTATATGTCGGCAGGAAAGGATATTTTTGCTTTGCCTTTAGCTAGCTGGTTTGATGGCATTGTTATGCTGGTAATTGCTACAGATATTCGTTCACAGGATAAAGTGAGAGCGACGATGCTCCTTTGACCTTTGGCGATGCCCACAGCCAACATGAGCGCAAAAAAAGTAGTATAAATCAAATATACCCTTGCAATCTACAAAAGAATCTCTGCCAATGCATCCTAAAAAAGTTACCGTACCTACTCGCGTTATCGGTTTAATTAGCGGCACTTCCGTAGATGGTATAGATGCTGCCTTGGTAGAGATTTGTGGTAGTGATTTGGATTTGAAGATTTCTTTGCTAGCCGGGGCTACATATCCCTATACCCCCGAATTAAGAGAAAAAATTCTAGCCGTTGGCGCAGGTGTTGCCATCTCAATGGCAGAATTAGCAGAAATAGATGATGCGATCGCCAAAGCCTTTGCCCAAGCGGCTCAAAATATCCAAATCGGTCACCAGCCAGCAATTTTGATTGGTTCTCACGGTCAAACTGTTTACCATCGACCGCCCCAGGGGGGAAGTCAAAAGTCAATCAACTTGAATTCTCACAACCCTCTAGGTTACAGCTTACAATTAGGTCGCGGTGGGTTGATTGCCCATCTGACAGGAATTATTACTGTGAGTAATTTTCGCTTGGCAGATATAAATATTGGTGGTCATGGTGCGCCCCTGGTGCCGAGAGTCGATGCTTTTTTGCTTAGTGATTCAGTACAAGGACGTTGCATTCAAAATATTGGTGGGATTGGCAATGTAGCTTACATTCCGCCTCGTGGTGGTGACTGGCTCTCAAAAATTCGCGGTTGGGATACTGGCCCCGGAAACAGTTTATTGGATTTGGCAGTGGATCATTTAACTGATGGTGCTAAGTCCTATGATCAAAACGGCAATTGGGCAGCCAGTGGTGTTCCTTGTGATTCATTAGTAGAACAATGGCTCCAGCAAGATTACTTTCATCTACCCCCGCCTAAATCTACAGGTCGTGAGTTATTCGGTGTGGCTTACCTGCATCAGTGTTTAAAAGATGCCGCACCTTACCAACTCAATCCAGCTGACCTACTGGCGACACTCACAGAATTTACCGTGGCGACAATTGCTCACAGTTATCAGACTTTTTTACCCCAAATGCCGCAGCAGGTGTTATTGTGCGGTGGCGGTAGTCGGAATCTGTATTTAAAACACAGGTTACAGTTATTGTTGCCATCAGTGCCAGTTTTGACTACAGATGAAGTCGGCTTGAATGCGGATTTTAAAGAAGCGATCGCCTTTGCGGTTTTAGCCTACTGGCGACAGCTGGGGCTGACTGGTAACTTACCTGCGGCCACTGGCGCACCTTGTGAAATACTTTTGGGAGAAATTCATTCCCCAGTAGGGATCAGTTGCGTTCAGAAATAACATCAACCACAGGGAACAAATGAAGCCTAGTCAACTCAATATGATCAGGATTCAATCCCTGTTTTGCCTGATGAAAGCTGAATTTTGAATTGTTTATCACCCCCCTGATTTGGAGCGCTAGAGCGCAAACCAGTATGACAATAGTATTTCTATTTACGTCGTGCTGTACTAGGGGTATTGGATCAAGACAAGGAACATACAAGGTGACTCACACTTTTTTATTGGAACCAGGGCGCTGGACAATGGAAGGCAATTGGCTGGAGCGTGATGGTATGCCAATCAGCGTGAAAGGTAAGACCTTGGTGGCTAGAAGTCGAGATAACTGGTTCACGATGGCAACAAAGCTGACATTTCCGGGTAGCGATCGCGCGGAAATCTCTCTGCAATATAAGGGGCGCTTGGACAAGGAAGAACGCCAATATAGTTTTTTACTCCAACATAATCTTTTAGGAAAGATTGAAGGTGAGGGTTGGATCGGTGTAGAGACTATTGTGCAGCGTTACTGGGTACTAGGCGATCGCCAACGTCGGAGTGGCTTTGAAACCATGCACCGCATCTCAGAAGAGACATATTATCTCAGCAGTGGAGTCATGGCAGGTCATGTCTTAACCAATACAATGGAAGGAAGCTTAGAGCGTCAGCCAAAATAGACCAAGGAACTTCATTCCCTATGTTTTGAGAAAGAAGATATCTAGTTAGCCAAAATTGGGCATCCTAAAACTAGATCAATCTCAAATTGCCGCAGATAATCAAATATCAAGATAAATTTACCACCTATTGTATGGGTGTTAATCACGTTTATTGAACCTTGGAGTCGAATTTTCTATGTCAGACCCCAACATTGGTCGCTTTCTCGGCAAACGTTACCAGCTTCAAGAGTTAATTGGGACTGGAGCTATGGGTCGGGTTTATCGTGCTAAGGATATTTTGTTGGGAGGCGTACCTGTAGCTGTAAAGTTTCTGGCCTTGTCCCTACAAAATAAAAAGATGCAGTTGCAAGAACGCTTTGAACGTGAAGCGAAAACCTGTGCCTTACTAGGGCAAAAAAGCATCCACATTGTCCGAGTCATGGACTACGGTGTAGACGAAAATGAAACGCCGTACTACGTGATGGAATACTTGCAAGGACAAAGCCTCACCCGGATTATCCGCCAACAAAATCAAAATCTATCTTTCCCCAGATTTTTGAGTATGGCGCGTCAAATCTGTTTGGGGTTGAAGTGCGCTCATGATGGTATCCCAGTTGATGGCGCAGTCTACCCAATTATTCATCGTGATATCAAGCCCAGCAATATGCTGGTGATTCAAGACCCTAGTTTTGGGGAATTAGTCAAGGTTCTGGATTTTGGGATTGCTAAGTTACTACAAGCAGATATCGACCAGACAAAATACTATTTAGGCACAATGGCTTATTCCTCTCCTGAACAAATGAAGGGTAAGGAATTAGACAATCGCGCTGATATTTATAGTTTGGGCGTGATGATGTTCGAGATGCTTACAGGCAAAATGCCCCTAGTCGCACCAACTCACTCTTTTAAGGCATGGTATAAAACACATCACTTGGAAGAACCACGCACCTTTGCTACAGTTGCTCCCACCTTGCAAATTCCCCAGTCAGCCCAAGATTTAGTCATGAGTTGTCTGGCTAAAGCCGCAAGCGATCGCCCCCAAAGCATTGGTGAGATCCTCGAAGTTCTAGAATCTTTAGAACAGGATGATCTCCAGCAAACAAGTTCACCTGATGATCATGCAGCGACTCAAGCCCTGGCTATTAGGGATGAGTTGGAGCCAAAAAAAATCGCCAACTTGCCAGTATCCTTACCAAAGGAGAAACTTGATCAAGTTCACAATGCAACATGGCCGACCAATAAACCAATTGCCGATATTGTTTTCCCGAAATCCATCCAGTCCAATGGGGAGATGGTACCAGCCCTATGGGTGATGCTACCGCAACCAGAAATTAACAAACGCTTAAGCTGTAATCTGTATAATCAATTTCTGTTTATTACTACTCCCCACCCAATGTTGCTCTGGATTACTGTGATCTACAACCGCCAACATGGGGCTAAATTTTTACCTTATTACTTGGATATGAAAACTAGTCTGGGTCAAGAAATCGCAGGCTTACTGGCACAGAAAGGTTCCTATCGTCTGTTGTTATTTGCACGAGAAGTACCAGATCGCTGTTCTCATGTCTTAATATCCAGTATTGACCCAGCCCAACCCCAGCGACTGCAACAATGGATAGCAATGAGTAAAAGCTTTGCCTCCTCTGCTAATCCTCATCTGAGTAAAAATTTACTTAAAAGCGAGTACGAAAAAATTAAGCCCACAATTCTGACAAAGTTGGAAACATCTACCACCGATATGTCCTTGAACATTTCTAGATAATTTGTCAGTGATCTCTGAAGCACCCCACATATCATAAATTGTCCTTTTTGCAGAATGTAAAGCTTTGTGAAGAAAAATCTCTATTCAGTTGTAAGCTCTATTTATAAAAAATATAATGGCTATCAGTGACAGTTACAAAACTGTATTTACAGCAGTACAAAGCTCATTGAACCCATGACATAGACTCTACTTGAGTCAGCCTACACAGCAGCAAATTTTCAGAGCCTCATCCCCTGCAAGCAGATCAGAAATCAGCAAATTTTCCACCAATAAGCTTCTGGATATATTAAAACTAGCCAGGCTGTAAATCCATGCAATGGTCAAATAACCCAAATTTCAATTAAATTTGGTCAAGCCTGATGTTTAATTTCACCCCAAAGCCACAGTAAATTGGTAAAAAAATCGAGCTGAGTCAGGTTTTTGCTGAGAAATTATCACTATCAATATTCAGTTGTTTATTTGAGTTGACGCCCCAGCATCCCCAGCTCTTTTCCTTCGTGGAACTAAGCAAGAGAAGGAGGTCGCCCACTGCGACACACATACTAGTCTATGCCATAGTGGAACCTGAATCTAAGCCCCACTGATGCTTGAGCAACTCTTGATAGGTTGCTTCCCGCACCATCATCTGTTCATAAAGCTTGACCAAAAAGTCTTTAGCTTGGTCGTTGCTCATGTGCTGTACTTGACTAGCAAAGGATCGGATGCTAAATTGCTGTTCCAAAGATAGTTCGATGGGTTGGCTCATAATAAACTCCGAGAAAAACAACGCGTAAAATTGATGTCGATGTTGATTACAGAAGTTACAAATGTATAATAAGTGATTCAGTACATTTTATCTATTTGTACCTCTGTATTAAGAAAGATAACAATTGTTTGACGAATTGCCCACATCCTTATGGGTAGGATTCCCCTTTTGATCTCTTGCACCTCAGCCAACTGATGTATAACCTAGGGTTACCAAAGCTTATCTTGGGCAGAAATAAGTTTTTGTATACCATCTGTTAGTTAGTTGGAATACTCTGATTTACTTCCCACTCATTTCAACGTCTCCTGTCAAGGGGTGCTGATTGAGGGATAGGAAAAGGTGTTAAGGGTGAATTATATTCGCCTTATATGATGAGGTGCAAAAAGTCAAGTTACCAGATTGTGTAATATCCGCCTCCAATAGGTAATTTTTGAGGTTAAAAGTATTTGTATCAAGTTGTATATAGGAAAAATGCTCAGGTTGAACAAATTGCTGAGTATATCTACTAAAAAACTAATTTATGGGCAATTTTGGATTTGAAATTTTTAGTTTTTGGTCGAAACCAATCTAAAATAAGTCAACCCTATGGGCTTTTGGGTAGGGAAAATCCAAAATTGCAATTTTCATCGATCCTTGAGCTTTCTATTCAACTGAGACCATGACGATGGTGATGTTATCGTGTCCACCCTGATCTTTGGCTGCTTCAATGAGAGCTAGGGAAGCTGTTTCCAAGATGGCAGAGTTGCGGAGGTGATCAGCAATATTTTGTTTGTTCAATTCTTCGGTCAAACCATCACTGCATAACAGCAGGCGATCGCCTAATTTCACATCTAGGGGTTGCACATCAACTTGATGTAAGTCTTCCCTTCCCAAACACCGGGATAAGATATGGCGGTAGGGGTGATTTCGGGCTTCATCTTCAGTAATGTCACCTAGTTTGATGGCTCTGGCTACCCATGTATGGTCTTCTGTCACCTGTTCTAATTGCGACTCCCGAAACCGATATAACCTGGAATCACCAACGTGAGCGCACCAAGGCGAATCTGTGGAGCGAAAAATCACGGCGACGACTGTAGTCCCCATGTCAGCGCGTTCGGGATGCTGTTTCTGATCCGCTATAATGGCTTTATTTGCTTGCCATAGGGCATTTTCTAGCAATTTGGGAGTCGGTTCAGCAGTATCCCAGTGGGACACCAAGAAGGCTTGAATTTCTTGCGTGGCGATGCGACTGGCTTGTTCACCTCCAGCATGACCACCCATACCATCAGCAACAATAAAAAATCGCCCATCAGGATCGATATAGAAAGCATCCTGGTTGCTAGAACGAATGAGTCCCGGATCGCTAGAACCGGTGAAGTTAAGTTTCATAATTTTTGAGAACAATTAATACGTCCGGTCATAACGGTCGAGGCGTAACAGCAAGCGAATCAGGATAACTGAAATTGCTGCTGCAATTAAACCAGCTAGCACGGCCAGCCATACATAACGACTAACCAATAAAATTGTAGCTGAAAGAGTAAATCCACTGATGATTAGAGCGTAGGTTGTGCCTAGTTGGATATTGCTCTGTCTGCGTAGCAAACGCTCAGTTTCTATAGAGCGGACACGCACGCGCATATCTCCGCGTTCTAATTTCTCTAGTGTATCCTCTAATCTCCGGGGTAGCCCGAATGCAGTGGTACTGACTTGCACTGCTTGGCGACTTAATTCATTGATAAAGCTATTATTATCAGAACCATTCATATTTGTTATTAGTTGCATTGCATATGGTTGGGCAACTTCCATAAAGTTAAATTCTGGATCTAAACCTTTGCCTACCCCCTCAAGAGTAGAAAAGGCTCGCATCACAAAAGTGAAGGTTGCAGGAAATCTAAATGGCTGATTATAAGCTAATTCATACAAATCGTCACTGATTGCGGACACAGATTGATTTTCAAAGGGCTGATCCATGAAATGGTCCAGCATATACTGGACAGAACGCCGCACAGGCCCCATATCATCCGTAGGTGCGATCGCCCCTAAATCGATCAAAGATTGGACAACGCGATCGCCATCTTTTTGAGCAATCCCAAACAGCGTTTCCATCAGCCCTTCACGCACATCAGATTTAATCTGCCCCATCATGCCGAAGTCATAGAAGATTAAATCACCATTGGGGCTAACAGCAATATTGCCTGGATGAGGATCAGCATGGAAAAAGCCATTATTTAGCAGCTGCAACA contains:
- a CDS encoding anhydro-N-acetylmuramic acid kinase; protein product: MHPKKVTVPTRVIGLISGTSVDGIDAALVEICGSDLDLKISLLAGATYPYTPELREKILAVGAGVAISMAELAEIDDAIAKAFAQAAQNIQIGHQPAILIGSHGQTVYHRPPQGGSQKSINLNSHNPLGYSLQLGRGGLIAHLTGIITVSNFRLADINIGGHGAPLVPRVDAFLLSDSVQGRCIQNIGGIGNVAYIPPRGGDWLSKIRGWDTGPGNSLLDLAVDHLTDGAKSYDQNGNWAASGVPCDSLVEQWLQQDYFHLPPPKSTGRELFGVAYLHQCLKDAAPYQLNPADLLATLTEFTVATIAHSYQTFLPQMPQQVLLCGGGSRNLYLKHRLQLLLPSVPVLTTDEVGLNADFKEAIAFAVLAYWRQLGLTGNLPAATGAPCEILLGEIHSPVGISCVQK
- a CDS encoding serine/threonine protein kinase; protein product: MSDPNIGRFLGKRYQLQELIGTGAMGRVYRAKDILLGGVPVAVKFLALSLQNKKMQLQERFEREAKTCALLGQKSIHIVRVMDYGVDENETPYYVMEYLQGQSLTRIIRQQNQNLSFPRFLSMARQICLGLKCAHDGIPVDGAVYPIIHRDIKPSNMLVIQDPSFGELVKVLDFGIAKLLQADIDQTKYYLGTMAYSSPEQMKGKELDNRADIYSLGVMMFEMLTGKMPLVAPTHSFKAWYKTHHLEEPRTFATVAPTLQIPQSAQDLVMSCLAKAASDRPQSIGEILEVLESLEQDDLQQTSSPDDHAATQALAIRDELEPKKIANLPVSLPKEKLDQVHNATWPTNKPIADIVFPKSIQSNGEMVPALWVMLPQPEINKRLSCNLYNQFLFITTPHPMLLWITVIYNRQHGAKFLPYYLDMKTSLGQEIAGLLAQKGSYRLLLFAREVPDRCSHVLISSIDPAQPQRLQQWIAMSKSFASSANPHLSKNLLKSEYEKIKPTILTKLETSTTDMSLNISR
- a CDS encoding NblA/ycf18 family protein, coding for MSQPIELSLEQQFSIRSFASQVQHMSNDQAKDFLVKLYEQMMVREATYQELLKHQWGLDSGSTMA
- a CDS encoding Stp1/IreP family PP2C-type Ser/Thr phosphatase; its protein translation is MKLNFTGSSDPGLIRSSNQDAFYIDPDGRFFIVADGMGGHAGGEQASRIATQEIQAFLVSHWDTAEPTPKLLENALWQANKAIIADQKQHPERADMGTTVVAVIFRSTDSPWCAHVGDSRLYRFRESQLEQVTEDHTWVARAIKLGDITEDEARNHPYRHILSRCLGREDLHQVDVQPLDVKLGDRLLLCSDGLTEELNKQNIADHLRNSAILETASLALIEAAKDQGGHDNITIVMVSVE